One Bacillus sp. 1780r2a1 DNA segment encodes these proteins:
- a CDS encoding polysaccharide biosynthesis protein: MFKNQTILVTGGTGSWGYELVRQLLTLDPKEIRIISRNESNQFTMKQEFDNDPKLQFLIGDIKEKDSLIEACQGVDYVFHLAALKHVPVCEDQPLEALKTNVHGTQNVIDAAIICNVKRVIYISTDKAANPSNFYGLSKAMGERLIIHANTLNTKTKFVCIRGGNVLGTNGSVIHVFKKQIQEKGKVGITDLDMTRFFLTLEDAIKLVFKATFESLGGEIFVMKMPTCKIIDLAYVLIDASNKENVDIEILGIRPGEKIHELLLSEYESTTTIAYDEEYFVILPPIHIPGLKEHYANFRPVNLVNYNSSKELMTKEEIKEMLEKGRFI, from the coding sequence GTGTTTAAAAATCAAACGATTTTAGTTACAGGTGGCACAGGCTCATGGGGATACGAATTAGTAAGGCAGTTATTAACTCTTGATCCGAAGGAAATTAGAATTATTTCACGCAATGAATCCAATCAATTTACAATGAAGCAAGAGTTTGACAACGACCCAAAGCTTCAGTTCCTAATAGGGGATATTAAAGAAAAAGATTCATTGATTGAAGCATGTCAAGGCGTGGATTATGTGTTTCATCTTGCAGCTTTAAAGCATGTTCCAGTTTGTGAGGATCAGCCGTTAGAAGCACTAAAAACAAACGTACACGGTACGCAAAATGTTATCGACGCAGCTATTATTTGTAACGTGAAGCGCGTAATTTACATTTCAACTGATAAAGCGGCGAATCCATCGAATTTTTATGGGCTGTCAAAGGCGATGGGCGAACGTTTAATTATTCATGCGAATACACTAAACACGAAGACAAAATTTGTGTGTATCCGAGGCGGAAATGTACTTGGAACAAATGGAAGCGTTATTCACGTATTTAAAAAACAAATTCAAGAAAAAGGAAAAGTAGGAATCACAGATTTAGATATGACACGCTTTTTCTTAACGCTAGAGGATGCAATCAAGCTTGTCTTTAAAGCAACATTTGAAAGCCTTGGCGGTGAGATTTTCGTTATGAAAATGCCAACATGCAAAATCATTGACCTTGCCTATGTGTTAATTGATGCTTCAAACAAAGAAAATGTCGATATCGAAATACTAGGTATTCGTCCTGGTGAAAAAATTCATGAGCTGTTGCTGTCAGAATACGAAAGTACAACAACGATTGCTTATGACGAAGAGTATTTTGTCATTTTACCGCCAATTCATATTCCAGGTTTAAAAGAGCACTATGCAAACTTTAGGCCTGTAAACCTTGTGAACTATAATTCTAGCAAAGAGTTAATGACGAAAGAAGAAATTAAAGAGATGTTAGAGAAAGGACGGTTTATCTAA
- the wecB gene encoding UDP-N-acetylglucosamine 2-epimerase (non-hydrolyzing), with the protein MKVMTILGTRPEIIRLSLIIDKLDRYATKHILVHTGQNFTASLSDVFFQELQVRKPDYVLANQQATLGQQLSTMYAQLETIFLKEKPDKVLVLGDTNSGLSAILAERMGIAVMHMEAGNRCFDLEVPEEKNRKVIDAISSINLPYTPQSKENLIREGVPKNRIVVSGNPIFEVLNHYTPQINASSILETLSIKKNDYFLVTIHRAENVDYEERLVEIMNGLNKVAEEFQKRIICSIHPRTKSRIDKHPSLQVHPLVEFHEPFGFFDFVKLEKNALCVLTDSGTVQEECCLFHVPTVTVRKTTERPETIDCGSNMLSGLNADQIVNCVKVMVNQSSKWSYPEGYNHPDVSDKVIKVILGGLNSV; encoded by the coding sequence ATGAAAGTGATGACCATTTTAGGTACCAGGCCTGAAATTATACGTCTAAGCTTAATTATTGACAAACTAGACCGCTATGCAACTAAACATATTTTAGTTCATACAGGTCAAAATTTTACCGCTTCTCTTAGCGACGTATTTTTTCAAGAGTTACAGGTTAGAAAGCCAGACTATGTGCTTGCTAATCAGCAAGCTACGTTAGGACAACAGCTTTCAACAATGTATGCTCAGTTAGAAACAATTTTTTTGAAAGAAAAGCCTGATAAAGTTTTGGTGTTAGGTGATACAAATAGCGGACTAAGTGCAATTCTAGCAGAGCGTATGGGAATTGCAGTCATGCATATGGAAGCTGGAAATCGTTGCTTTGACCTCGAAGTGCCTGAGGAAAAAAATAGAAAAGTAATTGATGCTATTTCAAGTATTAATCTTCCTTATACCCCTCAAAGTAAAGAAAACCTTATTAGAGAAGGTGTTCCAAAAAACCGAATCGTGGTTTCAGGAAACCCTATTTTTGAAGTGCTAAATCATTACACTCCTCAAATTAACGCAAGTTCTATTTTAGAAACACTAAGCATCAAAAAAAATGATTATTTCTTAGTCACGATACACCGTGCTGAAAACGTTGACTATGAAGAACGTTTAGTTGAAATTATGAATGGTCTTAATAAGGTAGCTGAAGAATTTCAAAAGCGCATTATTTGCAGCATTCATCCACGAACAAAATCACGCATTGATAAGCATCCTTCTCTTCAAGTTCATCCACTTGTTGAGTTTCATGAACCGTTCGGTTTTTTTGACTTTGTAAAACTTGAAAAAAATGCACTTTGTGTTTTAACAGATAGCGGTACCGTTCAGGAAGAATGCTGCTTGTTTCATGTTCCAACAGTAACGGTTCGAAAAACAACAGAACGTCCTGAAACGATCGATTGTGGTAGCAATATGCTGTCAGGCTTAAACGCAGATCAAATTGTAAACTGCGTCAAAGTCATGGTAAACCAATCGAGTAAATGGTCTTATCCAGAAGGGTACAATCATCCGGATGTTTCGGATAAAGTAATAAAAGTAATTTTAGGAGGACTTAACAGTGTTTAA
- a CDS encoding glycosyltransferase family 2 protein: MENMHVFLCGYESPHVVQQLLAKLSDEASITVIAKSEILQSIPHHADTISLSSYIGSQLNQRIQNLNGGHVLFLFKGDDVNLSLLKKQPVDKMKLYTYPLTAGELKLPLMFKSADLKLFPFPETYAFPFVEAMFAYWVRTLRVDQCLSVNAKKAIKMGIQKETRFSSAFLETNQLYQFISEPKAIPSLSIILASYNMRSFIHTAISSCFIQSMPIPSEQLFVVDDGSTDGTAEDLIHLQSRLDFQLIQTENGGKARALNTLLPLLKTEFVLELDADDWLDPNALSVISNHLLSIPSDAAVLYGNLRRWKEKPHNELKLMGVTNGRPVHSKNDLLSYAFPMGPRIYRTSFLKAIGGFPVLSFLDGRMYEDVSVLSALMKQYSVCYRDFTVYNVRDHVKSITKKNHSNWSDFIKNLD, from the coding sequence ATGGAAAATATGCACGTTTTTCTCTGTGGCTATGAAAGTCCACATGTAGTTCAGCAGCTTTTAGCAAAATTGAGCGACGAGGCGTCTATTACTGTCATTGCCAAATCAGAAATTTTGCAATCAATTCCTCACCATGCAGATACAATATCTCTATCTAGTTATATAGGAAGCCAGCTAAACCAAAGAATTCAAAATTTAAATGGTGGGCACGTATTGTTTTTATTTAAAGGAGATGACGTAAACCTTTCGCTTTTAAAAAAGCAACCAGTAGATAAAATGAAGCTATACACTTATCCTTTAACAGCAGGAGAGTTAAAGCTACCTCTAATGTTTAAAAGCGCTGATTTAAAATTATTTCCATTTCCTGAAACATACGCATTTCCTTTTGTTGAAGCGATGTTTGCTTATTGGGTACGTACTCTTCGTGTAGATCAATGCTTATCTGTTAATGCAAAGAAAGCGATAAAAATGGGAATTCAAAAAGAAACGCGCTTTTCTTCAGCGTTTCTAGAAACTAATCAACTCTATCAATTTATCTCTGAACCTAAAGCCATTCCTTCTCTATCAATTATCCTAGCATCTTATAATATGAGATCTTTTATCCATACAGCTATCTCTTCATGCTTCATTCAAAGCATGCCTATTCCAAGTGAACAACTTTTTGTAGTGGATGATGGCTCCACGGATGGAACTGCTGAAGATTTAATTCACCTTCAATCACGGCTGGATTTTCAGCTTATCCAAACAGAAAATGGAGGAAAAGCACGGGCTCTAAACACTCTTTTGCCTTTACTTAAAACAGAATTTGTACTAGAGCTTGATGCCGACGACTGGCTTGATCCCAATGCTTTATCTGTTATTTCAAATCACTTACTTTCTATTCCTTCAGACGCCGCTGTTTTGTATGGAAATTTACGAAGGTGGAAAGAAAAGCCACATAATGAATTAAAGCTAATGGGTGTTACGAACGGACGACCCGTTCATTCAAAAAATGATCTTCTAAGCTACGCATTTCCAATGGGACCACGCATTTACCGCACTTCTTTTCTAAAAGCGATCGGCGGGTTTCCCGTTCTTTCTTTTTTAGATGGGCGTATGTACGAAGACGTCAGCGTCTTAAGTGCGCTAATGAAGCAGTATTCGGTATGCTACCGAGATTTCACCGTATACAACGTTCGTGATCACGTGAAAAGCATCACAAAAAAAAATCACTCCAACTGGAGCGATTTCATTAAGAATCTGGATTAA
- a CDS encoding acyl-CoA dehydrogenase family protein: MHNSFITDANKESYQKLAALIPAFKERAQEIDEKSIFPFQNIADLKSVGYTTWSLSEASGGKGLSLYDFLLFQELIAQGDSSTALSIGWHMGITMDLRDKQPWKKETLDFLFGEIQKGALINSAATEPKTGSPTRGGLPETKAERTKDGWVLNGRKTFTTMSPALDYFLVKAFVQEANQVAQFIIPRDTPGLSIEETWDMIAMRGTGSHDLVLEDVRIPDAYLAEYIGGSKKPGASGWLLHIPACYIGIAIAARDYAVEFAKSYSPNSIEGTISELPNVQMQMGEIELELMKARHFMYSVARKWDEGQNREELAGELAAVKHVVTNSAFQVVDKAMRIVGARSLQRQNPLQRYYRDVRAGLHNPPMDDMTVMNLAKQAFK; the protein is encoded by the coding sequence ATGCATAATTCATTTATCACTGATGCAAACAAAGAATCGTACCAAAAGCTTGCAGCTCTCATTCCAGCTTTTAAAGAGCGTGCTCAAGAAATTGATGAAAAAAGTATCTTTCCCTTTCAAAATATTGCTGACTTAAAAAGTGTTGGTTATACAACTTGGTCGCTAAGTGAAGCGAGTGGAGGAAAAGGCTTATCTTTGTATGACTTTCTACTGTTTCAAGAGTTAATTGCTCAAGGCGATTCATCCACGGCGCTCAGTATCGGGTGGCATATGGGCATTACGATGGATCTTCGTGATAAGCAGCCGTGGAAGAAAGAAACGCTTGACTTTTTATTTGGAGAAATTCAAAAAGGAGCGCTTATTAACAGTGCGGCCACTGAACCGAAAACAGGAAGCCCTACTAGAGGAGGACTTCCTGAAACCAAAGCGGAACGTACAAAAGATGGCTGGGTGTTAAATGGCCGAAAAACGTTTACGACAATGTCTCCTGCATTGGACTACTTCTTAGTTAAAGCTTTTGTGCAAGAAGCAAACCAAGTAGCACAATTTATTATTCCAAGAGATACCCCTGGGCTTTCAATCGAAGAAACGTGGGATATGATTGCAATGCGAGGAACTGGAAGTCACGACTTAGTACTTGAAGACGTCCGTATTCCTGATGCATATTTAGCTGAATATATCGGTGGAAGTAAAAAGCCTGGCGCAAGCGGATGGCTATTGCATATTCCAGCATGCTACATTGGTATTGCCATTGCAGCGAGAGACTACGCGGTAGAATTTGCGAAAAGCTACTCACCGAACAGTATAGAAGGAACAATCAGTGAACTTCCCAACGTGCAAATGCAGATGGGGGAAATAGAACTTGAGCTTATGAAAGCACGACATTTCATGTACAGCGTGGCGCGCAAATGGGATGAAGGACAAAATCGTGAAGAATTGGCAGGAGAATTAGCTGCTGTAAAGCACGTGGTCACAAATAGTGCATTTCAGGTGGTAGACAAAGCGATGAGAATTGTTGGTGCACGAAGCTTGCAGCGACAAAACCCTCTTCAGCGCTATTATCGCGACGTACGAGCAGGCCTTCATAACCCGCCGATGGATGACATGACGGTGATGAACTTAGCTAAACAAGCATTTAAATAA
- a CDS encoding Hsp20/alpha crystallin family protein → MFPFGKSPFKENGFGKMNMKDIDQYVQQVLSNAMGQSFPQYMKENDFFKHAHQMYNQPLSSEQQRGPLTSNVFQTHDECIVQLSFPKPDKVEEIKVAYTPYSCTITGTYDGEDFTEECQLPCTVSRKGSKATCRNGILEVKLIKYTNLPETEIDVHHFD, encoded by the coding sequence ATGTTCCCGTTTGGAAAATCACCTTTTAAAGAGAATGGATTTGGAAAGATGAATATGAAAGATATCGACCAATATGTACAGCAAGTGTTATCTAACGCAATGGGGCAATCTTTTCCACAGTATATGAAAGAAAACGATTTCTTTAAGCATGCACATCAAATGTACAATCAACCACTTTCTTCCGAGCAACAGCGAGGTCCGTTAACGTCAAACGTTTTTCAAACGCACGATGAATGTATCGTCCAGCTTTCTTTTCCAAAACCTGATAAAGTTGAAGAAATCAAGGTTGCCTATACACCTTACTCATGTACAATTACAGGTACGTATGATGGTGAAGATTTCACAGAAGAATGTCAACTTCCTTGTACGGTCAGCCGAAAAGGAAGTAAAGCTACGTGCAGAAACGGCATTCTTGAAGTCAAGCTCATAAAGTATACAAATTTACCTGAAACAGAAATTGATGTTCATCACTTTGACTAA
- a CDS encoding ABC transporter ATP-binding protein, with protein MIEVCNVTGGYKKHSPTVKSVAFTVEKGSFCTLLGPNGSGKTTLIRLMMGVLPLTAGEIKLEQKSISSYSATQLAQKIAVMTQENQIGLEFTVREIVALGRYPFQTKRFLNNESPYDKEVIERVMKRTDVWRYRHRSFNALSGGEKQRVLLAKALAQEPEYLLLDEPTNHLDVKHAMELLHLLKELQREENLTIVAILHDLNIAALFADDAILLKDGEVYARGIEEIFSDQQTLQHVYGVDLHVLYHPGVHKRQLAYVPPKEEKVLQAFSNLYTLIENERCLSVSFEQSLRTLSTGDSGKGIHWCKQIVQYTDEEKSSDLLSWSGIDHRFTRISFYEDEIYTWLFLFTKSKEQVNVVVVTDMPLKDEALLETAMEVSAQLGGLGINRGNFVACAVRNTDTEAVDAKKIKAIIKREVEKYHLVMQ; from the coding sequence ATGATTGAGGTTTGTAATGTAACTGGTGGTTACAAAAAGCATAGTCCTACTGTCAAAAGCGTAGCTTTTACCGTCGAAAAAGGCTCATTTTGCACGCTTCTTGGACCAAACGGCAGCGGAAAGACCACGCTCATTCGTTTAATGATGGGGGTGCTTCCGCTAACAGCAGGAGAAATTAAGTTAGAACAAAAGTCAATTTCCTCCTATTCAGCTACGCAGTTAGCGCAAAAAATAGCGGTTATGACGCAGGAAAATCAAATCGGTCTAGAGTTTACCGTTCGTGAAATTGTGGCGCTTGGTCGCTATCCTTTCCAAACGAAACGGTTTTTAAATAATGAATCACCTTATGATAAAGAAGTAATTGAAAGAGTGATGAAAAGAACGGATGTGTGGCGATATCGTCATCGCTCATTCAATGCTTTGAGCGGTGGGGAAAAACAGCGCGTTCTTTTAGCTAAAGCTCTAGCGCAAGAACCTGAATATTTGCTGTTAGATGAACCGACAAATCATCTAGACGTAAAGCATGCGATGGAACTGCTGCATTTATTAAAAGAGCTGCAGCGAGAAGAAAACTTAACCATTGTGGCGATTTTACATGATTTAAACATTGCAGCACTATTTGCTGATGACGCCATCCTGTTAAAAGATGGAGAGGTTTATGCAAGAGGTATTGAAGAGATTTTTAGTGACCAGCAAACTCTTCAGCATGTCTATGGGGTGGATTTACACGTGCTTTATCATCCTGGAGTCCATAAAAGGCAGCTTGCATATGTTCCCCCGAAAGAAGAGAAGGTACTACAAGCTTTTTCCAACTTATATACGCTCATAGAAAATGAACGGTGTCTGTCAGTAAGCTTTGAACAGTCCTTGCGCACCCTTTCTACGGGAGATAGCGGAAAGGGTATCCATTGGTGTAAGCAAATCGTTCAGTACACAGACGAAGAGAAAAGCAGCGATTTACTTTCGTGGTCTGGAATCGATCATCGCTTTACACGAATTTCATTTTACGAAGATGAAATATATACGTGGTTATTCTTGTTTACAAAAAGTAAGGAACAGGTGAACGTCGTAGTTGTTACGGATATGCCTCTTAAAGATGAAGCACTTTTAGAAACAGCAATGGAAGTAAGTGCTCAGCTCGGAGGGTTGGGAATCAATCGAGGTAATTTTGTAGCTTGTGCTGTTAGAAATACGGATACAGAAGCAGTGGATGCTAAAAAAATTAAAGCTATTATAAAACGAGAAGTTGAAAAATATCACCTTGTTATGCAATGA
- a CDS encoding iron ABC transporter permease, producing the protein MKKIVNKTVLFYFFSIILVLTTVITGVFIGTVSLTVTDVIKIIVQNMSGLTLYHGPSNMELIIWEIRFPRVVVAFLVGAALAIAGAAFQGLLRNSLADPYTIGVSSGATLGTVLAIFFNWQLFGMHTYTLPIIGIVSGFLTLLLVFGITKLASGTLANETIILAGIILSSFMSAMISLMVALSSEQGVREILYWLMGSVSMRGWGHVQLLLPFFIIGTIGLLANTRELNGFAFGDQSAQFMGINVKSRKRIILVSAAILTGASVSVSGAIGFVGLVIPHLVRLVVGANHKHVLPLSILIGGSYLVLADLVARTILNPQELPIGVVTALIGSPIFTLLLIKERIRKRGIE; encoded by the coding sequence ATGAAAAAAATCGTAAACAAAACTGTATTATTTTATTTCTTTAGTATAATCCTTGTTTTAACTACCGTGATTACGGGTGTTTTTATAGGCACGGTGTCTCTAACCGTTACGGACGTTATTAAAATTATTGTTCAAAATATGTCTGGATTAACTTTATATCATGGCCCGAGTAACATGGAACTCATTATTTGGGAAATTCGATTTCCGCGCGTGGTCGTTGCTTTTTTAGTTGGAGCAGCTCTTGCCATCGCCGGAGCAGCTTTTCAAGGGTTGCTTCGAAACTCGTTAGCAGACCCTTATACAATCGGAGTATCATCTGGAGCTACTCTTGGCACAGTGCTTGCTATCTTTTTTAACTGGCAGCTATTTGGCATGCATACCTATACGCTACCGATTATTGGAATTGTATCTGGCTTCTTAACGCTTTTACTCGTATTTGGTATCACAAAGTTAGCGAGTGGGACATTAGCTAACGAAACCATTATTTTAGCGGGCATCATTTTGTCATCATTCATGAGCGCGATGATTTCCCTTATGGTTGCCCTATCGTCAGAACAAGGAGTGCGTGAAATTTTGTACTGGCTAATGGGAAGCGTATCAATGAGAGGGTGGGGGCATGTTCAGCTTTTACTCCCGTTTTTCATTATCGGTACAATTGGCTTACTTGCAAATACTCGTGAGCTAAACGGGTTTGCATTTGGTGACCAGTCTGCGCAGTTCATGGGAATTAACGTAAAAAGCAGGAAGCGTATCATTTTGGTGTCAGCAGCTATTTTGACAGGTGCATCCGTATCAGTTTCTGGAGCAATTGGCTTTGTAGGGCTTGTTATTCCGCATTTAGTAAGGTTGGTGGTAGGTGCAAATCACAAGCATGTGCTTCCTCTTTCCATTCTTATTGGGGGTAGCTATTTAGTGCTTGCAGATCTTGTAGCACGAACCATTTTAAATCCGCAGGAGCTTCCAATTGGTGTGGTAACTGCGCTCATCGGCTCACCTATTTTTACGCTATTGCTTATTAAAGAAAGGATTCGGAAAAGAGGGATTGAATGA
- a CDS encoding cobyric acid synthase — MKKALPLMIQGTHSDAGKSLLTTAFCRIFAEDGFKTAPFKSQNMALNSYITKDGKEIGRAQGIQAEAAGVEATTNMNPILIKPTREYEAQIVVHGVPLQNMYAYEYRKDFFETGHRIITKAYEELASEYECVVIEGAGSPAEINLNDRELVNMRVADIAQSPVILVGDIDKGGVFASLVGTIQLLSEEHKSKIAGVVINKFRGDLSLLQPGLDWFEEYTGLPVLGVVPYLDDVEIDAEDSLALTTYPTLPNPAKELDVAVISYPRMSNFTDLDPIHFEDDCHVRLVTKPSQLGTPDVIVFPGSKNTLEDAKYLHETGLAEAVLAMKNKVNIAGICGGYQILGEVITDPNEVESAQKSIKGLGLLPIHTVMKTKKRTKRVSGHAILRNQLYQIEGYEIHMGETTSTEPISHFAELNGIKEGVTFTRIIGTYVHDIFHNDSFRRAYLNDIRRQKGLDPIKTTFNSRERKAESFQKLAAHVRKAIDMKKIYKIMSEYKSNSR, encoded by the coding sequence ATGAAAAAAGCACTTCCTCTTATGATTCAAGGAACGCATTCCGACGCTGGAAAAAGCTTACTTACAACTGCTTTTTGTCGGATTTTTGCAGAAGATGGTTTCAAAACAGCGCCATTTAAATCACAAAATATGGCACTCAACTCTTATATCACAAAAGATGGAAAAGAAATTGGCCGTGCTCAGGGAATTCAAGCTGAAGCTGCAGGAGTGGAAGCGACAACCAATATGAACCCAATTTTAATCAAGCCAACAAGAGAATATGAGGCTCAAATCGTCGTTCATGGTGTTCCTTTACAAAATATGTATGCATACGAGTATAGAAAAGACTTCTTTGAAACAGGGCATAGGATTATTACCAAAGCGTATGAAGAGCTTGCTTCTGAATACGAGTGTGTTGTTATAGAAGGAGCAGGAAGTCCTGCTGAAATTAACTTAAACGACCGTGAACTTGTTAATATGCGAGTAGCTGATATTGCACAATCTCCCGTTATCTTAGTAGGAGATATTGATAAAGGTGGGGTTTTTGCTAGCTTAGTAGGAACCATTCAGCTGCTTTCAGAAGAGCATAAATCTAAAATAGCAGGAGTGGTTATTAATAAGTTTCGAGGTGATTTATCGCTGTTGCAGCCGGGGCTTGATTGGTTTGAAGAATATACGGGACTTCCTGTTTTAGGTGTGGTTCCTTATCTGGATGATGTGGAAATTGATGCAGAAGATTCACTGGCTTTAACTACGTATCCGACACTTCCAAATCCAGCTAAAGAACTTGATGTTGCCGTTATTTCATATCCTCGCATGTCGAATTTTACAGATTTAGATCCCATTCATTTTGAGGATGATTGCCACGTAAGGCTTGTGACAAAGCCTTCTCAGCTTGGAACACCTGATGTAATCGTTTTTCCTGGCAGTAAGAACACGTTGGAAGACGCAAAGTACTTGCATGAAACAGGATTAGCAGAAGCTGTTTTGGCGATGAAAAATAAGGTAAACATTGCTGGAATCTGTGGTGGATATCAAATTTTAGGTGAAGTGATAACTGACCCGAATGAAGTGGAATCAGCCCAAAAATCGATTAAAGGGCTAGGTCTTTTACCTATTCATACCGTAATGAAAACAAAGAAGCGAACAAAACGAGTATCAGGACATGCTATTTTGCGCAATCAGCTCTATCAAATTGAAGGATATGAAATTCATATGGGCGAAACAACGTCTACGGAGCCAATTTCACATTTTGCGGAGCTAAACGGTATAAAAGAAGGGGTGACTTTCACTCGCATAATTGGTACATACGTACACGACATTTTTCATAATGATAGCTTTCGACGCGCGTATTTAAACGATATTCGCCGGCAAAAAGGATTAGATCCGATTAAGACAACATTTAATAGCAGGGAACGAAAGGCAGAGTCTTTTCAAAAGTTGGCTGCACACGTTCGAAAAGCAATTGATATGAAAAAAATTTATAAAATTATGAGTGAGTATAAAAGCAATTCAAGATAA
- the panF gene encoding sodium/pantothenate symporter — MNWAVIVPLIVFVLLIFAIGFITAKRTSTANSFINDYFLGSRELGGFVLAMTMVATYGSASSFIGGPGTAYQTGLAWVLLSVIQVVTGYFVLTTLGKKFAIVSRKMNAVTLVDFLKKRYESNTVVIVSAVSIVLFLFASLAAQWVGGARLIEGFVGISYKSALVIFAVTVLVYVSIGGFRAVVLTDALQGIVMLVGTIILLIATVYAGGGIEAIIKDLVNENPNLVSPYGADRSLTPLYVSSFWILVGVGVVGLPQVAVRAMSYKNSKAMHQAMLIGTVVVGVIMLGMHLIGVFARAVIPGIEVGDTVMPTLTLKVLPPWLAGIVLAAPMAAIMSTVDSILLIISSAIVKDLYLNYVNPKAKEQQVKRWSFLTTMIIGILVFLFAINPPDLLIWFNLFSFGGLEAVFIWPIVLGLYWAKGNKYGAISGMVTGLLTYIFIHTYVPNPFGMHTVVLPVVLSLLVFVTASIMTQSRTKNLQEQLRKQYL, encoded by the coding sequence ATGAATTGGGCCGTCATTGTTCCACTTATTGTGTTTGTCCTATTGATTTTTGCTATTGGGTTTATTACCGCTAAAAGAACAAGCACAGCAAACTCATTTATTAATGATTACTTTCTAGGAAGCAGGGAGCTTGGAGGATTTGTTCTTGCCATGACAATGGTGGCAACGTATGGAAGTGCGAGCAGCTTTATTGGTGGTCCTGGTACCGCTTATCAAACTGGACTTGCCTGGGTATTGTTGTCTGTGATTCAAGTTGTGACAGGTTATTTTGTTCTCACAACTCTTGGCAAAAAATTTGCCATTGTTTCGCGAAAGATGAATGCCGTTACGCTTGTTGATTTTCTGAAAAAACGATATGAAAGCAATACCGTGGTCATTGTTTCTGCTGTAAGTATTGTCCTTTTTTTATTTGCGTCATTAGCTGCTCAGTGGGTTGGAGGGGCTAGATTAATTGAAGGATTTGTCGGAATTTCATACAAAAGTGCACTTGTTATCTTTGCAGTCACCGTCCTTGTTTATGTATCAATTGGTGGGTTTCGTGCTGTTGTATTAACCGATGCTCTGCAGGGAATTGTAATGCTTGTTGGAACGATTATTTTGCTAATTGCTACTGTTTATGCTGGCGGTGGTATCGAAGCAATCATAAAAGATTTAGTTAACGAAAATCCAAACCTTGTAAGTCCGTACGGAGCTGACCGTTCATTAACACCTCTTTACGTGTCATCATTCTGGATTTTAGTTGGAGTAGGAGTTGTGGGACTGCCACAGGTAGCCGTTCGAGCGATGTCGTATAAAAATTCGAAAGCGATGCATCAAGCAATGCTTATCGGTACGGTGGTAGTTGGTGTAATCATGTTAGGAATGCACCTTATTGGTGTATTTGCTCGTGCCGTAATTCCTGGAATTGAAGTAGGAGATACCGTGATGCCAACGTTAACCCTTAAAGTATTACCACCTTGGTTAGCTGGAATTGTACTTGCTGCACCAATGGCAGCGATTATGTCAACGGTTGATTCTATTTTATTAATTATTAGCTCTGCTATTGTAAAAGACTTATATTTAAATTACGTTAATCCAAAAGCAAAAGAGCAGCAGGTGAAAAGATGGAGCTTCCTAACAACCATGATTATTGGAATCTTAGTGTTTCTATTTGCTATTAATCCACCTGATCTACTCATTTGGTTTAACTTATTTTCATTTGGTGGACTTGAAGCAGTATTTATTTGGCCGATTGTGTTAGGATTATATTGGGCAAAAGGAAATAAATACGGAGCAATTTCGGGGATGGTGACGGGGCTTTTAACGTATATCTTTATTCACACCTATGTTCCTAACCCATTTGGCATGCATACAGTTGTGCTTCCCGTTGTTCTATCATTATTGGTTTTTGTAACTGCAAGTATAATGACACAGTCAAGAACAAAGAACCTACAAGAACAGCTTCGTAAACAATACTTATAA
- a CDS encoding YhdT family protein, translated as MKKRADWRYRIAHKEALIGIGLAIFHFAWWFGFTYGLGSKPVSEYTYILGFPAWFFYSCIVGIPLIILLVWIVVRFFFSDLPLEDEERGESK; from the coding sequence ATGAAGAAAAGAGCCGATTGGCGGTATCGAATCGCACATAAAGAAGCTTTAATTGGTATCGGCCTGGCTATTTTCCACTTTGCATGGTGGTTTGGTTTTACATACGGACTTGGTTCAAAGCCCGTGTCAGAGTATACATACATATTGGGATTTCCAGCCTGGTTTTTTTATAGTTGCATAGTTGGAATTCCACTCATTATTTTACTGGTCTGGATTGTTGTTCGCTTTTTCTTTTCAGATCTTCCTTTAGAAGATGAAGAAAGAGGTGAGAGCAAATGA